The Sorangiineae bacterium MSr11367 genome window below encodes:
- a CDS encoding acyl carrier protein, which yields MANENLKDELRALISEISEVDDIPDDAAFKDLGIDSMMGVEIVAAIERQYKIKVDDTELQEITTLTKSYELVSSKLSGT from the coding sequence ATGGCGAACGAGAATCTGAAGGACGAACTGAGGGCGCTTATCTCCGAGATTTCTGAAGTGGACGACATCCCGGACGATGCGGCCTTCAAGGACCTCGGCATCGATTCGATGATGGGCGTCGAAATCGTCGCGGCGATCGAGCGGCAGTACAAGATCAAGGTGGACGATACGGAACTTCAGGAGATCACTACGCTCACCAAGTCGTACGAGCTGGTAAGCAGTAAGCTCTCGGGCACTTGA